The Myxococcales bacterium genome contains a region encoding:
- a CDS encoding alkaline phosphatase family protein: MKAPGALATFITLASCVAPAPPSPLAAPAPPPTHAAPPTASAPPAPSAAAPLVHSEPVIVSIVVDQLAAWVLDERLAALPPDGGFARLAREGTRVRRLTYAHAVTDTAPGHAALYTGATPARTGIFGNEVFDAEGKRTSILRDAGAQLVGPHGKLGRAGSSATRLLIPTVSEAFLAASPRGRVVSISWKDRGAILPAGHVSADRATVLWFDSATDGFVTSTAFAPDLPAFARAELLAHPASTFRRAPWTPLDAPWLAAHVQTVDAAPGEGDLEGLGVTFPHPITSAKAMRATPSSDAMLLSMAQAALAEPRPGPTLLLLSLSANDYVGHVFGPDSWEAWDELRRLDRALAGFFAALDARLGEAGWSAQLSADHGTVPLPETLAARPVRARERRGCEAADAFGRPCAGTRILPDELGARLRKASPAVVGVCDPWVFFREEIRADPNARRAAERAVVAALAREPGVARAVPASWLAERCGALAAPAAGRGATAPPDLDALVCASWSPGAGDVYVLPKVGAFFDPLQVAGKGMSHGSPYAYDRTVPLLVRAPGRVARGALVEEAPFEAFRASLEGLLGLGPAPAWAAPASR; the protein is encoded by the coding sequence ATGAAGGCTCCCGGCGCGCTCGCGACCTTCATCACGCTCGCCTCGTGCGTCGCCCCCGCGCCGCCGTCGCCGCTCGCCGCGCCCGCGCCGCCGCCCACTCACGCCGCGCCGCCCACCGCGAGCGCGCCGCCCGCCCCGTCCGCGGCGGCACCGCTGGTCCACTCGGAGCCCGTGATTGTGTCGATCGTGGTAGACCAGCTCGCGGCGTGGGTGCTCGACGAGCGCCTCGCCGCCCTGCCACCCGACGGGGGCTTCGCCCGCCTCGCGCGCGAGGGCACCCGGGTGCGACGGCTCACGTACGCGCACGCCGTCACCGACACCGCTCCGGGCCACGCCGCGCTCTACACGGGCGCGACGCCCGCCCGGACCGGCATCTTCGGCAATGAGGTGTTCGACGCCGAAGGGAAGCGCACGTCGATCCTGCGCGACGCGGGCGCCCAGCTCGTGGGGCCCCATGGCAAGCTCGGGCGCGCGGGCTCCTCCGCCACGAGGCTGTTGATCCCGACGGTGAGCGAGGCCTTCCTCGCCGCGAGCCCGCGGGGCCGCGTGGTGTCGATCTCGTGGAAAGACCGGGGCGCGATCCTGCCGGCGGGCCACGTCTCGGCCGATCGCGCGACGGTGCTGTGGTTCGACTCGGCGACCGACGGCTTCGTCACGTCCACGGCGTTCGCGCCAGACCTGCCCGCGTTCGCCCGCGCCGAGCTCCTAGCGCACCCCGCGAGCACGTTTCGCCGAGCGCCGTGGACGCCCCTCGACGCGCCATGGCTCGCCGCTCACGTGCAGACCGTCGACGCCGCGCCCGGCGAGGGCGATCTGGAGGGACTCGGCGTCACGTTCCCGCATCCCATCACGAGCGCGAAGGCCATGCGCGCCACGCCCTCCTCCGACGCCATGCTCCTCTCGATGGCGCAGGCGGCGCTCGCCGAGCCGCGCCCCGGCCCCACGCTGCTCCTGCTCTCGCTCTCCGCCAACGACTACGTGGGGCACGTGTTCGGGCCCGACTCGTGGGAGGCGTGGGACGAGCTCCGCCGGCTCGACCGCGCCCTCGCCGGCTTCTTCGCCGCGCTCGACGCGCGCCTCGGCGAGGCGGGGTGGTCCGCGCAGCTGTCGGCCGATCACGGCACCGTGCCGCTCCCCGAGACGCTCGCGGCGCGCCCCGTCCGCGCCCGCGAGCGGCGCGGGTGCGAGGCCGCCGACGCCTTTGGTCGTCCCTGCGCTGGCACGCGGATCCTCCCCGACGAGCTCGGCGCGAGGCTCCGCAAGGCGTCGCCGGCGGTCGTAGGAGTGTGCGATCCGTGGGTCTTCTTTCGCGAGGAGATCCGTGCAGATCCGAACGCCCGTCGCGCCGCGGAGCGCGCGGTGGTGGCGGCCCTCGCGCGGGAGCCCGGGGTCGCTCGCGCGGTCCCCGCGAGCTGGCTCGCGGAGCGCTGCGGGGCGCTCGCCGCGCCCGCCGCGGGCCGCGGAGCGACCGCACCGCCGGACCTCGACGCGCTGGTGTGTGCGTCGTGGAGCCCGGGCGCTGGCGATGTGTACGTGCTCCCCAAGGTCGGCGCGTTCTTCGACCCGCTCCAAGTGGCCGGCAAGGGCATGAGCCACGGCAGCCCCTACGCGTACGACCGCACCGTTCCGCTGCTCGTGCGCGCGCCGGGCCGCGTGGCTCGCGGCGCGCTGGTCGAGGAGGCGCCCTTCGAGGCCTTCCGCGCGTCGCTCGAAGGCCTCCTCGGACTCGGCCCCGCGCCCGCCTGGGCCGCGCCCGCCTCGCGCTGA
- a CDS encoding serine/threonine protein kinase — protein MPAPPTDAPSFEGQIVGEKYVVGRLLGRGGMGTVWAGTHLQLETPVAIKFVHPSLAARPDVRCRFEIEARAAASVGSVHAVQIYDHGTTPDGLPYIVMEYLEGESLATAVQGRGPIEPALLAKIVTHAARALSKAHRSGVVHRDLKPDNVFLATNVEHADDELPFTVKLVDFGIAKILDQPRVPRGLAGPTEPGSVIGTPNFMAPEQLTEAGDPDVLTDLWSLGATVFTAMTGRIPFPGEVLGDIVLKVCTGPMPVPSSVRPGLPEGFDLWFATACHRDRGQRFPSAEELAASLTRVCAPAIVGERRRGSGDPRDRGVDRRRPEPEDPISAELEALARQTPKSGLSRSSAWLAAAIVLLLMAGVGVAAWRSSRAEPPPPRALPG, from the coding sequence ATGCCCGCGCCTCCCACCGACGCGCCCTCGTTCGAAGGGCAAATCGTAGGAGAGAAGTACGTCGTCGGACGCCTCCTCGGCCGCGGAGGCATGGGCACGGTCTGGGCAGGCACGCACCTCCAGCTCGAGACGCCCGTCGCCATCAAGTTCGTGCACCCCTCGCTGGCCGCGCGGCCCGACGTGCGCTGTCGCTTCGAGATCGAGGCGCGCGCCGCCGCCAGCGTGGGCAGCGTGCACGCCGTACAGATCTACGACCACGGCACCACCCCGGACGGCCTGCCGTACATCGTGATGGAGTACCTGGAGGGCGAGTCGCTGGCGACCGCGGTGCAGGGCCGTGGCCCGATCGAACCGGCGCTCCTCGCCAAGATCGTCACCCACGCGGCGCGCGCTCTCTCGAAGGCGCACCGTAGCGGCGTCGTCCATCGCGATCTCAAGCCCGACAACGTGTTCCTCGCGACGAACGTCGAGCACGCCGACGACGAGCTCCCGTTTACGGTAAAGCTGGTTGACTTCGGCATCGCCAAGATCCTGGACCAGCCGCGCGTGCCTCGCGGCCTCGCGGGTCCGACCGAGCCTGGCTCGGTGATCGGCACGCCGAACTTCATGGCCCCGGAGCAGCTCACCGAGGCGGGCGATCCCGACGTGCTGACCGACCTCTGGTCGCTCGGCGCTACGGTGTTCACGGCCATGACGGGGCGCATCCCCTTCCCGGGGGAGGTGCTCGGCGACATCGTGCTGAAGGTGTGCACTGGGCCCATGCCGGTGCCCTCGTCGGTGCGGCCGGGCCTGCCCGAGGGCTTCGATCTGTGGTTCGCCACGGCTTGCCATCGCGACCGCGGGCAGCGGTTTCCGTCCGCGGAGGAGCTCGCGGCGAGCCTCACGCGGGTGTGCGCGCCGGCGATCGTCGGAGAGCGCCGGCGAGGCAGCGGCGATCCGCGCGATCGTGGCGTCGACCGCCGCAGGCCCGAGCCCGAGGACCCGATCTCCGCGGAGCTAGAGGCCCTCGCGCGGCAGACCCCCAAGAGCGGCCTCTCGCGCAGCAGCGCGTGGCTCGCCGCCGCGATCGTGCTGCTCCTCATGGCCGGTGTGGGCGTCGCCGCGTGGCGCAGCTCGCGCGCGGAGCCGCCGCCCCCGCGGGCGCTCCCAGGGTAG
- a CDS encoding glycoside hydrolase family 44 protein, which translates to MRSLRRRSVALLLPLLAAGLCACRPRAAAQDAAPTRVTQDVAPAVSTAAPTPARSTALQASATPAQEPGATAPASAEASAPRPGHAVRAAVRCDRAGRRISDQIFGIAWDLGEAAPQSFRMGATTRRWGGNAASRYNPEIGAWNSANDWFWENHGITNHHTFLKQNKDNHLTSVFTVPMLGWVAKDKTSYTFSVRKHGPQQKADPQKPDAGNGLDPTGKPLAPGPPETTSLAAPPALVAKWVSELKAARDAGREDVSMYILDNEPALWNSTHRDVHPEPVTYDELLDRTFRYGDAVRAADPTPRIAGPAEWGWPGYLFSAKDAVAGFQQKPDRLAHGDVPLSAYYLRKVREHERRTGKKLLDLFDLHVYPQATGVFSDKADPATAALRLRQTRGLWDPTYRDESWIRDVVMLLPRMRRWVDENAPGVGLMIGEWNFGGEPHQSGALAAAEALGKFAEYGVDAAYYWRVPKDRSAAYWAFRAYRDFDDHGARFQDELAAVAQDVDRGARVYVSRDASGKKLVAMLLNFSVDASFTAELALEGCAATARVASTRVFDYRDAATTGLTARPAGQGVRVTTGAAPTVQADVAPYALSVLEVTLE; encoded by the coding sequence ATGCGCTCACTGCGACGTCGCTCCGTGGCCCTGCTGCTCCCCCTGCTCGCGGCGGGGCTCTGCGCTTGCAGGCCGCGCGCGGCCGCGCAGGACGCCGCGCCGACGCGCGTCACCCAGGACGTCGCGCCGGCCGTCTCGACGGCAGCACCGACCCCGGCCCGCTCCACCGCGCTCCAAGCGTCGGCGACCCCTGCGCAAGAGCCCGGGGCGACCGCGCCAGCGTCCGCCGAGGCAAGCGCACCGCGCCCGGGCCACGCGGTCCGCGCAGCGGTGCGCTGCGACCGGGCCGGGCGGAGGATCAGCGATCAGATTTTCGGCATCGCGTGGGATCTCGGCGAGGCCGCGCCTCAGAGCTTCCGAATGGGCGCTACCACGCGGCGCTGGGGAGGCAACGCGGCCTCTCGCTACAACCCCGAGATCGGCGCGTGGAACAGCGCGAACGACTGGTTCTGGGAGAACCACGGCATCACGAATCACCACACATTCCTGAAGCAAAACAAGGACAACCACCTCACGTCGGTGTTCACGGTGCCGATGCTCGGGTGGGTGGCGAAGGACAAGACCTCCTACACGTTCTCCGTCCGCAAGCACGGCCCACAACAGAAGGCCGACCCGCAGAAGCCGGACGCTGGCAACGGCCTCGATCCGACCGGCAAGCCCCTCGCGCCCGGACCGCCCGAGACCACCAGCCTCGCCGCGCCGCCGGCGCTCGTCGCCAAGTGGGTGAGCGAGCTCAAGGCCGCACGTGACGCCGGCCGCGAGGACGTGTCGATGTACATCCTCGACAACGAGCCGGCGCTCTGGAACTCGACCCACCGCGACGTGCACCCCGAGCCGGTGACCTACGACGAGCTGCTCGACCGCACGTTCCGTTACGGCGACGCGGTGCGCGCGGCCGACCCCACGCCGCGCATCGCGGGCCCGGCCGAGTGGGGGTGGCCGGGCTACTTGTTCTCCGCGAAAGACGCGGTCGCCGGCTTCCAGCAAAAGCCCGACAGGCTCGCGCACGGCGACGTGCCGCTCTCCGCGTACTACCTGCGCAAGGTCCGGGAGCACGAGCGGCGCACGGGCAAGAAGCTCCTCGATCTGTTCGACCTGCACGTTTACCCGCAGGCGACCGGCGTGTTCAGCGACAAGGCCGATCCGGCGACGGCGGCGCTCCGCCTGCGGCAGACCCGCGGACTATGGGACCCCACCTACCGCGACGAGTCGTGGATCCGCGACGTGGTGATGCTGCTGCCGCGCATGCGCCGCTGGGTCGACGAGAACGCGCCCGGTGTAGGGCTCATGATCGGCGAGTGGAACTTCGGCGGCGAGCCCCACCAGAGCGGCGCGCTCGCGGCGGCGGAGGCGCTCGGCAAGTTCGCCGAGTACGGCGTCGACGCCGCGTATTACTGGCGCGTCCCGAAGGATCGCTCGGCGGCCTACTGGGCGTTCCGCGCCTACCGCGACTTCGACGATCACGGGGCGCGCTTTCAAGACGAGCTCGCGGCGGTGGCCCAGGACGTGGACCGGGGCGCGCGCGTGTACGTGTCACGCGACGCCTCCGGGAAGAAGCTCGTGGCCATGCTCCTGAACTTCTCGGTCGACGCGTCGTTCACCGCGGAGCTCGCGCTCGAGGGCTGCGCGGCGACCGCGCGCGTGGCCTCCACGCGCGTGTTCGACTACCGCGACGCGGCGACGACCGGCCTCACCGCGCGCCCTGCGGGGCAAGGCGTGCGCGTCACGACGGGCGCGGCTCCGACCGTTCAGGCGGATGTCGCTCCGTACGCGCTCAGCGTGCTCGAGGTGACGCTCGAGTGA
- a CDS encoding DUF1109 family protein — translation MDPRSRAPSEEAPPRPVPWDQHAGALPAPDLRAKLLAAARAKPASTTRERAGRRWRLALGAALPAVALFGALGVGPKGRPLALTVLMVVGWALVACAATTLAFWGRSPLGPSRPALGLLGAAAPLSALAVSAIGMLFFPDTWSGAVTSSTHTACMVLGGALGAAPLGAMLLYFQGSDPVAPGLRGAGFGAVSGAWGGAGMMMLCPHHTFAHVAIGHVLPMALFALAGAGLGAALLRVRPRPA, via the coding sequence ATGGACCCGCGATCGCGAGCGCCGAGCGAGGAGGCCCCGCCGCGCCCCGTCCCCTGGGACCAGCACGCCGGCGCGCTCCCTGCCCCTGATCTGCGCGCGAAGCTGCTGGCCGCGGCACGCGCGAAGCCCGCCTCGACCACCCGAGAGCGCGCCGGACGGCGGTGGCGGCTCGCGCTCGGCGCGGCCTTGCCCGCCGTAGCGCTGTTTGGCGCGCTCGGCGTGGGGCCCAAGGGGCGACCGCTCGCTCTCACCGTTCTCATGGTCGTGGGGTGGGCGCTCGTCGCGTGTGCGGCGACCACACTCGCGTTCTGGGGTCGCTCGCCGCTCGGGCCGTCGCGCCCCGCGCTCGGCCTCCTGGGCGCCGCGGCGCCGCTCTCCGCGCTCGCGGTCTCGGCGATCGGGATGCTCTTCTTCCCCGACACCTGGTCCGGTGCGGTCACCTCGTCGACCCATACGGCCTGCATGGTGCTCGGGGGCGCGCTCGGGGCCGCGCCCCTAGGGGCGATGCTTCTGTACTTCCAGGGCTCCGACCCGGTCGCGCCGGGGCTCCGCGGCGCGGGGTTTGGCGCGGTGTCGGGCGCGTGGGGAGGCGCCGGGATGATGATGCTCTGCCCGCACCACACGTTCGCCCACGTGGCGATTGGGCACGTGCTCCCGATGGCGCTCTTCGCCCTCGCCGGTGCTGGCCTCGGCGCCGCGCTGCTCCGAGTTCGCCCGCGCCCGGCCTGA
- a CDS encoding RNA polymerase sigma factor: MWSPAPALSSSAGLPFFPFAEPAGATVRRVRDVRDVRGATDEPGDEGRARARAAMARYGAGDDAAFGDVYDDLSPRLYRYLLRLTRDQARAEDLLQQTFLQLHDARGRFLPGADVLPWSYAIARRLFIDGTRRQKRDHLHDEYDEGRSAEQNAAPSGQALAEAREIAEALRAKLEELPPLQREAFRLIREEGLSVADAAAILGVTPAAVKLRTHRAYEGLREALAPFDLLDDVDKVGKGGR; this comes from the coding sequence ATGTGGTCGCCCGCGCCGGCGCTCTCCTCGAGCGCCGGCCTCCCCTTTTTCCCCTTCGCAGAGCCCGCCGGCGCTACGGTGCGGCGCGTGCGGGACGTGCGGGACGTGCGAGGGGCGACGGACGAGCCGGGGGACGAGGGTCGCGCGCGCGCGCGCGCCGCGATGGCCCGCTACGGCGCCGGCGACGACGCCGCGTTCGGCGACGTGTACGACGACCTCTCGCCGCGGCTCTACCGCTACCTACTGCGGCTGACCCGCGACCAGGCTCGCGCCGAGGATCTGCTGCAGCAGACCTTCCTACAGCTGCACGACGCGCGGGGTCGGTTCCTGCCCGGCGCCGACGTGCTTCCCTGGTCGTACGCCATCGCGCGGCGCCTGTTCATCGACGGGACACGGCGGCAAAAGCGCGACCACCTCCACGACGAGTACGACGAGGGCCGATCGGCCGAGCAAAACGCGGCGCCGTCGGGTCAAGCGCTCGCCGAGGCCCGGGAAATCGCGGAGGCCCTCCGCGCGAAGCTCGAAGAGCTGCCGCCGCTTCAACGCGAGGCGTTCCGGCTCATCCGCGAGGAGGGGCTCAGCGTGGCGGACGCCGCGGCCATCCTCGGCGTGACCCCCGCGGCCGTGAAGCTCCGAACCCACCGGGCGTACGAAGGGCTCCGCGAAGCCCTCGCGCCGTTCGACCTCCTCGACGACGTCGACAAGGTCGGCAAGGGGGGCCGGTGA
- a CDS encoding cytochrome c3 family protein codes for MQIFPRSLNKLPMILGAVGAVVPAVLVLLVWYYLGPKHFQVGYAPEQPVPYSHRLHVGQLGMDCRYCHTNVENAAKAMIPPTQTCMGCHAMVKTDSARLKPVRESWEKNTAVEWVQIHKLPDHAFFNHSVHVAVGVGCATCHGRVDRMEVVRSEAPINMGWCLDCHRNPTPNLRPKDQVTNMEWTPAAAANWTAPQVNPPTHCSGCHR; via the coding sequence ATGCAGATCTTCCCCCGATCGCTCAACAAGCTCCCGATGATCCTCGGCGCCGTAGGTGCCGTGGTCCCGGCGGTGCTGGTCCTCCTCGTTTGGTACTACCTCGGTCCCAAGCACTTCCAGGTGGGCTACGCGCCGGAGCAGCCGGTCCCCTACTCGCACCGGCTCCACGTCGGGCAGCTCGGCATGGACTGCCGCTACTGCCACACGAACGTCGAGAACGCCGCGAAGGCCATGATCCCGCCGACGCAGACCTGCATGGGCTGCCACGCGATGGTCAAGACCGACAGCGCGCGGCTCAAGCCCGTACGCGAGAGCTGGGAGAAGAACACGGCGGTGGAGTGGGTGCAGATCCACAAGCTCCCCGACCACGCCTTCTTCAACCACAGCGTTCACGTCGCGGTCGGCGTCGGCTGCGCCACCTGCCACGGTCGCGTCGACCGTATGGAAGTCGTCCGGAGCGAGGCCCCAATCAACATGGGCTGGTGCCTCGACTGCCACCGTAACCCCACGCCCAACCTTCGCCCGAAGGATCAGGTCACGAACATGGAGTGGACCCCCGCCGCGGCGGCCAACTGGACCGCGCCGCAAGTCAACCCGCCCACGCACTGCTCGGGGTGCCACCGATGA
- a CDS encoding TAT-variant-translocated molybdopterin oxidoreductase, translated as MSRRPPFPTPAATADGTKTFWKSLEAKADPAARDARATAEFPKGFDEARALAQAADDPGSVGRRGFMLFAGLSTAAFAEGCARRPVEKILPYTKAPEYALPGVSEHYASVRVQRGEALGLIVESHEGRPTKIEGNPDHPASRGKTDHFAQASVFDVYDPDRIRAPMHARREGTRNIGHVAAGFAEAEQALQDAVKLQMADGGQKLRVLYQPASSPTFTRLRDAVKARFPKAKLIAYSPVNDTSAREGAKLAFGEALNVVHDLSQAETILSLDSDFLGLESGAVRNARGFSAGRRPKSPTEGMNRLYVVEPALTVTGSNADHRLRLAARDVEGYLLALAKELKALGAGGDALAPIAAESDKVDAKSIPASWLKAVAKELFANKGKSAVLVGARQPARVHAAACAVNVALGNVGRTVNYFAAHDEVESLDELKTLAADMEGNRVNLLVVLGGNPAYDAPADLKFGEKLHAVLNTFAYTSHMSETALACSWAVPRAHELETWGDARALDGTLAVQQPLIQPIHSGRSDLEILALIAGEASRKGHDLVRDTLRAMPLEGGKPCGAAAFEQVWTRALHKGVVAGAEQRPKGNLTPKGAEIAQAVAKATRSAKPLGQDNLELTFAPDARIYDGRYANNPWLLELPELASKITWDNVASVSPATAKALGLESGDMIRITRGADSAAIATWIQPGQGDNTVALTLGWGRQEAGRYGDKHGFNIGPLRTTDAMGFAEGATIAKMTADEREKLADKLRRPGISGSDSPGPGRVEPNGAYDVATGRFKIAQTQDHHDMEGRPVAIDATLEEYRKLPNFVEFPSDARKRKAGSPDPKVLPLWKQADYSKGHKWGMSIDLSACTGCNACVIACQAENNIPVVGKEQIMRGREMAWIRIDRYFVGDDIDNPEVTIQPVACVQCEEAPCENVCPVSATTHTPEGLNDMAYNRCIGTRYCANNCPYKVRRFNFLNYHGDLGEIPEVEKLKYNPNVTVRMRGVMEKCNYCVQRIEEAKIAARTQGREVREGDIVSACAQVCPAQAIVFGDLNDPKSRVAQLDQQQRAYHLLAELGTHPRTKYLGKIRNPNPEMGKA; from the coding sequence ATGAGCCGCCGTCCGCCTTTCCCCACCCCCGCCGCGACTGCCGACGGCACCAAGACCTTCTGGAAGAGCCTCGAGGCGAAGGCCGACCCTGCGGCGCGTGACGCGCGCGCCACCGCCGAGTTCCCCAAGGGATTCGACGAGGCCCGCGCCCTGGCGCAGGCCGCCGACGACCCTGGCTCGGTCGGGCGCCGCGGCTTCATGCTGTTCGCGGGGCTCTCGACCGCCGCGTTCGCGGAGGGCTGCGCCCGCCGCCCCGTCGAGAAGATCCTCCCCTACACGAAGGCGCCCGAGTACGCCCTCCCCGGCGTTTCGGAGCACTACGCCAGCGTGCGCGTGCAGCGCGGCGAGGCCCTCGGCCTCATCGTCGAGTCCCACGAGGGCCGGCCCACGAAGATCGAGGGCAACCCCGACCACCCCGCGAGCCGCGGCAAGACCGACCACTTCGCGCAAGCGAGCGTGTTCGACGTCTACGATCCCGATCGTATCCGCGCGCCGATGCACGCCCGCCGCGAGGGCACGCGCAACATCGGGCACGTCGCCGCGGGCTTCGCCGAGGCCGAACAGGCGCTCCAAGACGCCGTCAAGCTGCAGATGGCCGACGGCGGCCAGAAGCTCCGTGTGCTCTACCAGCCCGCCTCGTCGCCCACGTTCACGCGGCTCCGCGACGCCGTGAAGGCGCGCTTCCCCAAGGCGAAGCTCATCGCCTACTCGCCCGTCAACGACACCTCCGCCCGCGAGGGCGCGAAGCTCGCGTTCGGCGAGGCCCTCAACGTGGTCCACGACCTCTCGCAGGCCGAGACCATCCTCTCGCTCGACTCGGACTTCCTCGGCCTCGAGAGCGGCGCGGTCCGCAACGCACGCGGCTTCTCGGCGGGTCGTCGGCCGAAGTCGCCCACCGAGGGCATGAACCGCCTTTACGTGGTCGAGCCCGCGCTCACCGTCACCGGCTCGAACGCCGATCACCGCCTCCGCCTCGCGGCTCGTGACGTGGAGGGCTACCTCCTCGCGCTCGCGAAGGAGCTGAAGGCGCTCGGCGCCGGCGGCGACGCCCTCGCGCCGATCGCGGCCGAGTCCGACAAGGTCGACGCGAAGTCGATCCCCGCGAGCTGGCTCAAGGCCGTCGCGAAGGAGCTCTTCGCCAACAAGGGCAAGAGCGCGGTGCTCGTCGGCGCGCGCCAGCCCGCGCGCGTCCACGCCGCCGCCTGCGCGGTCAACGTCGCCCTCGGCAACGTGGGTCGCACGGTGAACTACTTCGCCGCCCACGACGAGGTCGAGAGCCTCGACGAACTGAAGACCCTCGCTGCCGACATGGAGGGCAACCGGGTCAACCTGCTCGTCGTGCTGGGCGGAAACCCGGCCTACGACGCGCCGGCCGACCTGAAGTTCGGCGAGAAGCTCCACGCGGTCCTCAACACGTTCGCCTACACCTCGCACATGAGCGAGACGGCGCTCGCCTGCAGCTGGGCCGTCCCTCGCGCGCACGAGCTCGAGACCTGGGGCGACGCCCGCGCGCTGGACGGCACGCTCGCCGTGCAGCAGCCGCTCATTCAGCCCATCCACTCGGGCCGCAGCGACCTCGAGATCCTCGCCCTCATCGCGGGCGAGGCCAGCCGGAAGGGCCACGACCTCGTGCGCGACACCCTCCGCGCCATGCCCCTCGAGGGCGGCAAACCCTGCGGTGCCGCGGCCTTCGAGCAGGTCTGGACCCGCGCCCTGCACAAGGGCGTCGTGGCCGGCGCCGAGCAGCGACCGAAGGGCAACCTCACGCCGAAGGGCGCCGAGATCGCCCAGGCGGTCGCGAAGGCGACCCGCTCCGCGAAGCCGCTCGGCCAGGACAACCTCGAGCTCACGTTCGCGCCCGACGCGCGCATCTACGACGGGCGCTACGCCAACAACCCCTGGCTCCTCGAGCTCCCCGAGCTGGCGAGCAAGATCACCTGGGACAACGTGGCGTCGGTGTCGCCGGCGACCGCGAAGGCCCTCGGCCTCGAGAGCGGCGACATGATCCGCATCACGCGGGGCGCCGACTCCGCCGCGATCGCCACATGGATCCAGCCGGGCCAGGGCGACAACACCGTCGCCCTCACGCTCGGGTGGGGTCGGCAAGAGGCGGGTCGCTACGGCGACAAACACGGCTTCAACATCGGCCCGCTGCGCACCACCGACGCGATGGGCTTCGCCGAGGGCGCCACCATCGCGAAGATGACCGCCGACGAGCGCGAGAAGCTCGCCGACAAGCTCCGGCGGCCTGGCATCTCCGGGAGCGACTCGCCGGGGCCCGGCCGGGTGGAGCCCAACGGCGCCTACGACGTCGCCACGGGCCGCTTCAAGATCGCCCAGACGCAGGACCACCACGACATGGAAGGTCGCCCGGTGGCGATCGACGCGACCCTCGAAGAGTACCGCAAGCTCCCGAATTTCGTGGAGTTCCCCAGCGACGCGCGCAAGCGGAAGGCTGGCTCGCCCGACCCCAAGGTGCTGCCGCTCTGGAAGCAGGCCGACTACTCCAAGGGCCACAAGTGGGGCATGAGCATCGACCTGTCGGCGTGCACGGGTTGCAACGCCTGCGTCATCGCCTGCCAGGCCGAGAACAACATCCCGGTGGTCGGCAAAGAGCAGATCATGCGCGGCCGCGAAATGGCCTGGATCCGCATCGATCGCTACTTCGTCGGTGACGACATCGACAACCCGGAGGTCACCATCCAGCCCGTCGCCTGCGTGCAGTGCGAAGAGGCACCCTGCGAGAACGTTTGCCCGGTCAGCGCCACGACGCACACCCCCGAGGGGTTGAACGACATGGCCTACAACCGCTGCATCGGCACTCGCTACTGCGCGAACAACTGCCCTTACAAGGTGCGCCGCTTCAACTTCCTGAACTACCACGGCGACCTCGGCGAGATCCCCGAGGTCGAGAAGCTGAAGTACAACCCGAACGTCACGGTCCGCATGCGCGGCGTGATGGAGAAGTGCAACTACTGCGTCCAGCGCATCGAGGAGGCGAAGATCGCCGCTCGCACCCAAGGGCGGGAGGTCCGCGAGGGCGACATCGTCAGCGCGTGCGCGCAGGTCTGCCCCGCGCAGGCCATCGTCTTCGGTGATCTGAACGATCCCAAGAGCCGTGTCGCGCAGCTCGACCAGCAGCAGCGTGCCTACCACCTCCTCGCCGAGCTCGGCACGCACCCGCGCACCAAGTACCTCGGAAAGATCCGGAACCCGAATCCCGAAATGGGGAAGGCTTGA